The genomic stretch TCATTCGTTTATAGAAAAATATGGCTCTGAAGAACAATGCAGAGAACACCTATTTGCATTGCGATGGCCCAACGGGTTCCATTGTCCTTATTGCGGTCACGACCACCATTGCCAGCTCAAATCCAGGGCACTCTATCAATGTAACCAGTGTCATCACCAAACTTCGTTGGTTGCAGGAACGCTCTTTGAAGGAACAAAATTACCGCTTCGCCTCTGGTTTCTGGCTATTTATCTCATTACACAAGAGAAAAATGGTATTTCAGCACTGGCGTTATCGCGTCAGTTGGGTATTTCGTACAATGCTACCTGGCGAATGAAACAAAAAATAATGCAGGCGATGAAAACGCGTGATGACGAACACCCACTCTCCGGCTTCGTCCAGCTAGATGATGCCTATTGGGGCGGCGTAAAAAAAGGCAAACGAGGTCGCGGTGCAGGTAATAAAAGTCCTTTTGTTGCAGCTGTTGCGTTGAATGAAGAATTACATCCTATACACATGCGATTCAGCATGGTAGCGGGTTTTCGTAAAGCAGAAATCGAAACATGGGCCGCTCATCATATAGAGCCAGGAACCTTAGTGATTTCAGATGGTTTAGCCTGTTTCAATGCGGTAGAGACCGCCAATCAGCATCATTTAAGAATAGTCACCGGAGGCGGTGCA from uncultured Tolumonas sp. encodes the following:
- a CDS encoding IS1595 family transposase is translated as MSRNKVQFQKSMSIHSFIEKYGSEEQCREHLFALRWPNGFHCPYCGHDHHCQLKSRALYQCNQCHHQTSLVAGTLFEGTKLPLRLWFLAIYLITQEKNGISALALSRQLGISYNATWRMKQKIMQAMKTRDDEHPLSGFVQLDDAYWGGVKKGKRGRGAGNKSPFVAAVALNEELHPIHMRFSMVAGFRKAEIETWAAHHIEPGTLVISDGLACFNAVETANQHHLRIVTGGGAESVELPYFVWVNTMLSNVKNAMHGTYHSIKRKHLPRYLGEFCYKFNRRFDLEKMVSQLLKDCIHTPAMPARLLKLAEVRW